The Eleftheria terrae genome has a window encoding:
- a CDS encoding DUF4382 domain-containing protein: MTQFAKTRWVAVTAAALAVAACGGGGGGSSDAASGSEGSLRLALTDAPACGYDEVNVTVVRVQVNKSGTADAGDGGWETIELAQPKRVNLLELTNGVLEELGSTRLPAGAYQQLRLVLASNDSTNPMANSVVPTGGAEVALDTPSAQQSGLKMNVNIQVAANQTADLVLDFDACKSVVPRGMSGRYNLKPVISVLPRVAVAGLAVEGYLAGAPLAGAAVSLQQAGTVARATVADSNGRFVLSPVPAGTYDLVITAEGRVTAVMTGVPVTATGLTAINTSSAPITLASSDMRAISGTVATTGSSVVPDATVRALQNVGTATVELFGKPVDADAGSYSFQVPVQAPVVAAYSPSATTYTFSRVSAAAAKYSVQALVAGKPAQAADIDVSASDATADFNFAP, from the coding sequence ATGACGCAATTTGCAAAGACTCGTTGGGTGGCCGTGACGGCTGCGGCCTTGGCTGTGGCGGCCTGTGGCGGAGGTGGTGGTGGCAGTAGTGACGCCGCCAGCGGCAGCGAAGGAAGCCTGCGCCTGGCACTCACCGACGCACCCGCCTGCGGCTACGACGAGGTGAACGTGACGGTCGTGCGGGTGCAGGTGAACAAGAGCGGTACCGCCGACGCCGGCGACGGCGGCTGGGAGACGATCGAACTCGCCCAACCCAAGCGGGTGAACCTGCTGGAGCTGACCAACGGTGTCCTGGAAGAACTGGGCAGCACCCGGCTGCCCGCCGGTGCCTACCAGCAACTCCGCCTGGTGCTGGCCTCGAACGACAGCACCAATCCGATGGCCAATTCCGTCGTGCCGACCGGCGGCGCCGAAGTCGCGCTGGACACGCCGAGCGCGCAGCAAAGCGGCTTGAAGATGAATGTCAACATCCAGGTTGCAGCCAACCAGACTGCCGACCTGGTGCTCGATTTCGACGCCTGCAAATCGGTGGTGCCGCGTGGCATGTCGGGCCGCTACAACCTCAAGCCGGTGATCTCGGTGCTGCCGCGGGTGGCTGTGGCCGGTCTCGCGGTCGAGGGCTACCTGGCGGGCGCGCCTTTGGCTGGCGCGGCGGTGTCCTTGCAACAGGCCGGCACGGTGGCCCGCGCCACCGTGGCGGACAGCAATGGCCGTTTCGTGTTGTCGCCGGTTCCGGCCGGCACCTATGACCTGGTCATCACCGCCGAAGGGCGCGTGACTGCCGTCATGACCGGTGTGCCGGTGACGGCCACCGGCCTGACCGCCATCAACACCAGCAGCGCGCCGATCACGCTCGCCAGCAGCGACATGCGCGCGATCTCCGGCACGGTGGCCACTACCGGTTCCAGCGTGGTGCCAGACGCCACTGTCCGCGCGCTGCAGAACGTCGGCACGGCCACGGTCGAGCTGTTCGGCAAGCCGGTGGATGCGGATGCCGGCAGCTACAGCTTCCAGGTGCCGGTGCAGGCGCCGGTGGTGGCGGCCTACAGCCCGTCCGCGACGACCTACACCTTCTCGCGGGTGAGCGCCGCGGCTGCGAAGTACAGCGTGCAGGCGCTGGTGGCCGGCAAGCCGGCACAGGCTGCCGACATCGATGTCTCGGCCAGCGACGCGACGGCCGACTTCAACTTCGCGCCCTGA
- a CDS encoding HlyD family efflux transporter periplasmic adaptor subunit — protein MVSTTLSAPPPAPWPALREELQLHHGPALADGQPSWTLHDPVRHRFIRIDWVTYEVLRRWWIASPAAIAEQVNRQTTLSLDEEHVRQVLAFARHHELVEASSAPGGTGEPIPAWRRAATWLLHHYLFFRVPLYNPDRLLQRCLPWAEKLGSPAFSRATLLALALGLLAVLRDVDAFSRQAVDLLSWRGLTLYGLTLVTVKLAHEFGHAFVARHHGCRVPRMGVAFMVMWPVAYTDTSEVWRLPDARARLQVAMAGVRTELTIAAWATLAWAALPAGPLRTAAFIVATLTWVSTLLVNLSPFMRFDGYFVLCDALDQPNLHERSFAMARWWLRGALLGWRSPPPEALSPGWRRAMIAFAFATWAYRLMLYLGIAWLVYHFAIKVVGLLLFAVELGWFIAQPVWRELKAWHAARGQWRGSRRARSVMVVLAALVALGFVPLSSDESAGAVLQPTRHLSLRLPSAAVLEAVHVRRGDRVRRGAPLVDASAGLLQQRLQAARVRVRQLQAQVAAASVDAALQSQWASLQEALATAQDEARAAEQDIEQLRPRAPFDATVIDIDATVQPGVVVAPQQVLLQLATPGSWRAVAYASERAVHALRPGDGASFVADAAPLRRWPARVLSVAPHPSAWLAEPILAQAHGGPIEATRQAERWWIGQPLYRVELELLDQPDLSPRQWRGHAVLPLPATSAWSRLTDAARNVVVREFGF, from the coding sequence ATGGTGAGCACCACCCTGTCCGCCCCGCCACCGGCACCCTGGCCGGCCCTGCGCGAGGAACTGCAACTGCACCACGGCCCCGCGCTGGCGGACGGCCAGCCCAGCTGGACCTTGCACGACCCGGTGCGGCACCGGTTCATCCGCATCGACTGGGTGACCTATGAAGTGCTGCGACGCTGGTGGATCGCGTCCCCGGCCGCCATTGCGGAGCAGGTGAACCGGCAGACCACGCTGTCGCTGGACGAGGAGCATGTCCGGCAGGTGCTTGCGTTCGCCCGGCACCACGAACTGGTCGAGGCGAGCTCGGCGCCAGGCGGCACCGGCGAGCCCATCCCGGCCTGGCGCCGGGCCGCCACCTGGCTGCTGCATCACTACCTGTTCTTCCGGGTGCCGCTGTACAACCCCGACCGCCTGCTGCAGCGCTGCCTGCCCTGGGCCGAGAAGCTCGGCAGCCCGGCGTTCAGCCGCGCCACCCTTCTGGCGCTGGCGCTGGGCCTGCTCGCCGTGCTGCGCGACGTCGACGCCTTCTCGCGCCAGGCGGTGGACCTGCTGTCCTGGCGTGGCCTGACGCTCTACGGGCTGACGCTGGTCACGGTGAAACTGGCCCATGAGTTCGGGCATGCGTTCGTGGCACGCCACCATGGCTGCCGCGTGCCCAGAATGGGCGTGGCGTTCATGGTCATGTGGCCGGTGGCCTACACGGACACTTCGGAGGTCTGGCGCCTGCCGGACGCGAGGGCCCGCCTGCAGGTGGCGATGGCCGGCGTGCGCACGGAACTGACCATCGCCGCCTGGGCCACGCTGGCCTGGGCCGCCCTGCCCGCGGGCCCGCTGCGCACCGCCGCCTTCATCGTCGCCACGCTGACCTGGGTCTCGACGCTGCTGGTCAACCTCAGTCCCTTCATGCGCTTCGACGGCTACTTCGTGCTGTGCGACGCGCTCGACCAGCCCAACCTGCACGAGCGCAGCTTCGCCATGGCGCGCTGGTGGCTGCGCGGTGCCTTGCTCGGCTGGCGCAGCCCGCCACCTGAGGCGCTGTCGCCCGGCTGGCGGCGGGCCATGATCGCCTTTGCCTTCGCGACCTGGGCCTACCGGTTGATGCTGTATCTCGGCATCGCCTGGCTGGTCTATCACTTCGCGATCAAGGTGGTGGGGCTGCTGCTGTTCGCGGTCGAGCTCGGCTGGTTCATCGCCCAGCCGGTGTGGCGTGAACTGAAGGCCTGGCATGCCGCCCGCGGCCAGTGGCGCGGCTCCCGCCGGGCGCGGTCGGTGATGGTGGTGCTGGCCGCACTGGTCGCCCTGGGCTTCGTGCCACTGTCGAGCGACGAAAGTGCCGGCGCCGTGCTGCAGCCCACGCGGCACTTGTCGCTGCGGCTGCCCAGTGCCGCGGTGCTGGAGGCGGTGCATGTGCGCCGCGGCGACCGCGTCCGCCGGGGCGCGCCGCTGGTCGATGCGAGCGCGGGTTTGCTGCAGCAGCGTCTGCAAGCCGCGCGGGTGCGGGTGCGCCAGCTGCAGGCCCAGGTGGCCGCAGCCAGCGTCGACGCCGCGCTGCAATCGCAGTGGGCGTCGCTGCAGGAAGCACTGGCCACCGCACAGGACGAGGCCCGTGCGGCGGAGCAGGACATCGAGCAGTTGCGACCGAGAGCGCCCTTCGACGCCACGGTGATCGACATCGATGCCACCGTGCAACCCGGCGTAGTGGTGGCGCCGCAGCAGGTGCTGCTGCAGCTCGCCACCCCCGGCAGCTGGCGCGCGGTGGCCTATGCCTCGGAGCGCGCCGTGCACGCCTTGCGGCCGGGCGATGGCGCGAGTTTTGTGGCCGATGCAGCACCGCTGCGCCGCTGGCCGGCGCGGGTCCTGAGCGTGGCACCGCACCCGAGCGCGTGGCTGGCGGAGCCCATCCTGGCCCAGGCCCATGGCGGACCGATCGAAGCGACTCGCCAGGCGGAGCGCTGGTGGATCGGTCAGCCGCTCTACCGGGTGGAGTTGGAGTTGCTGGACCAGCCCGACTTGTCGCCGCGGCAATGGCGAGGACATGCGGTGCTGCCCTTGCCGGCCACAAGCGCCTGGTCCCGCCTGACGGACGCGGCACGCAATGTGGTCGTCCGCGAATTCGGGTTCTGA
- a CDS encoding efflux RND transporter periplasmic adaptor subunit translates to MPVSPAALLELLSAAAAAPAAAERRFVLLNRTRDALPYHAAVLQGHGALHHSGASHLDPQGPYGLWLAALLARCRAGPPGPFGPEQVEGPLADEWASWWPPYAVWLPASGGEPATRQGLLLCRESPWTGDEVEWLARWYRLWELTERAAEAGTPRRIVDWQALRARLGRPWRQRKGLIVAALLLAALCFPVRLTVRAPGELVPREPTVLRATVDGMARRLHVEPNQTVKAGQLLAELDDAAAASRLQVARQALATAEAEWRQTSQQALSDARAKAQLPVALGRMEEKRTEVDYLSEQVRRTELRAPHAGVVLLDDPGNWAGRTIAAGEPLLRLARPDDQEVEAWLPVADAVELPLGSPMRLFLASRPATPVLAHLSLYAFEAQPRPEGGLAYRLRGRIEGASAERLGSRGTVHVDGERVSLAYWMLRRPLAALREATGW, encoded by the coding sequence ATGCCCGTCAGCCCTGCCGCCTTGCTGGAGCTGCTGTCGGCCGCCGCGGCGGCTCCGGCGGCGGCAGAGCGGCGCTTCGTGTTGCTCAACCGCACCCGCGATGCCCTGCCCTACCACGCTGCGGTGCTGCAAGGGCACGGCGCGCTGCACCACTCGGGCGCGTCCCACCTCGATCCCCAGGGACCGTACGGCCTCTGGCTGGCCGCCCTGCTCGCCCGCTGCCGGGCAGGCCCGCCCGGCCCCTTCGGCCCCGAACAGGTGGAGGGGCCGCTGGCGGACGAATGGGCCTCATGGTGGCCGCCCTACGCGGTCTGGCTGCCCGCCAGCGGCGGCGAGCCGGCCACGCGCCAGGGCCTGCTGCTGTGCCGCGAATCACCGTGGACGGGTGACGAGGTGGAGTGGCTGGCGCGCTGGTACCGCTTGTGGGAATTGACGGAGCGAGCGGCAGAAGCCGGCACACCGCGCCGGATCGTCGACTGGCAGGCCCTGCGGGCCCGCCTCGGGCGGCCGTGGCGCCAGCGCAAGGGCTTGATCGTGGCCGCACTGTTGCTCGCCGCCTTGTGCTTTCCGGTGCGCCTGACAGTGCGCGCGCCGGGTGAACTGGTCCCGCGTGAACCGACGGTGCTGCGCGCCACCGTCGATGGCATGGCCCGCCGTCTGCATGTGGAGCCCAACCAGACGGTGAAGGCCGGCCAGCTGCTGGCCGAACTGGACGACGCGGCCGCCGCCAGCCGCCTGCAAGTCGCCCGCCAGGCGCTGGCGACGGCCGAGGCCGAATGGCGCCAGACCAGCCAGCAGGCGTTGTCCGACGCGCGGGCCAAGGCCCAGCTGCCGGTGGCGCTGGGCCGCATGGAAGAGAAACGCACGGAAGTCGACTACCTCAGCGAGCAAGTGCGCCGCACCGAGCTGAGGGCGCCGCACGCGGGCGTGGTCCTGCTCGACGATCCCGGCAACTGGGCCGGGCGCACCATCGCGGCAGGCGAGCCGCTGCTGCGCCTGGCCCGGCCAGATGACCAGGAAGTGGAGGCCTGGCTGCCGGTGGCCGACGCCGTGGAGCTGCCCCTCGGCAGCCCGATGCGGCTCTTCCTCGCCAGCCGGCCCGCCACGCCGGTGCTCGCGCACCTCTCGCTCTACGCCTTCGAGGCACAGCCGCGCCCGGAAGGCGGGCTGGCCTACCGGCTGCGCGGCCGCATCGAAGGCGCCAGCGCCGAACGGCTGGGATCGCGAGGCACGGTGCATGTCGACGGGGAGCGCGTCTCGCTGGCCTACTGGATGCTCCGCCGTCCGCTCGCCGCCCTGCGGGAGGCCACCGGATGGTGA